A DNA window from Trichomycterus rosablanca isolate fTriRos1 chromosome 9, fTriRos1.hap1, whole genome shotgun sequence contains the following coding sequences:
- the mylk4b gene encoding myosin light chain kinase family member 4 translates to MPSLPMSTCEINQDSKDSTDPQESLEDHAELIGSAKRRVKDETLEKEDLKKSRVEDELEKSKEETKPEINEPKEEPEKPEESRSEDGPTTEEYIIDCSPSPSAPFEHRVVTTKSHQITAYYTINRDEILGGGRFGMVHKCVEKSSGLTLAAKIIKTRNQKEKEVVKSEIEVMNQLNHANLIQLYAAYESRSDVTLIMEYVEGGELFDRIIDENYKLTELDTVLLIRQITEGLQYMHKMYILHLDLKPENILCVSRETNKIKIIDFGLARRYKPREKLRVNFGTPEFLAPEVINYEFVSFPTDMWSLGVITYMLLSGLSPFLGDDDNETLNNILECKWSFEEAEFTDISEEAKDFITRLLIKSKSWRMSASQSLKHPWLSDRSLHYRLHQKKNKCHSTHAPPPES, encoded by the exons ATGCCCTCTTTGCCCATGTCCACCTGTGAGATCAATCAAGACAGTAAAGACAGTACAGACCCTCAGGAAAG CCTTGAAGACCATGCAGAGTTGATCGGCAGTGCAAAGAGGCGAGTCAAAGATGAGACTCTGGAGAAAGAGGATCTTAAAAAAAGCCGAGTAGAAGATGAGCTGGAGAAGAGTAAAGAAGAAACAAAACCCGAAATAAATGAACCAAAGGAGGAACCAGAAAAGCCTGAGGAGAGCAGGAGTGAAGATGGACCAACAACTGAGGAGTATATTATTG ATTGCTCCCCTTCTCCGTCTGCCCCCTTTGAGCATCGTGTGGTGACGACCAAATCCCATCAGATAACCGCCTACTACACCATCAACAGAGATGAAATTCTTGGAGG CGGCCGCTTCGGAATGGTCCATAAGTGTGTGGAGAAGTCATCAGGCCTCACACTCGCTGCCAAGATCATCAAAACCAGGAACCAGAAAGAAAAG GAGgttgtaaagagtgagattGAGGTGATGAACCAGCTGAACCATGCCAACCTGATCCAGCTCTACGCTGCTTATGAGTCTCGCAGTGATGTCACTCTTATCATGGAGTA TGTTGAAGGAGGAGAGTTATTTGACCGGATCATCGATGAGAACTACAAGCTGACCGAACTGGACACAGTGCTGTTGATCAGACAGATTACTGAGGGGCTGCAGTACATGCACAAGATGTACATATTGCACCTTGATCTGAAG CCAGAAAATATCCTCTGTGTGAGTCGAGAAACAAATAAAATCAAGATCATTGACTTTGGACTGGCAAGAAG ATACAAGCCCAGAGAGAAGCTCAGAGTGAACTTTGGCACGCCAGAGTTTTTAGCTCCGGAGGTGATCAACTATGAATTTGTCTCCTTCCCTACAGACATGTGGAGTTTAGGAGTCATTACGTACATGCT GTTAAGCGGACTCTCTCCTTTTCTGGGTGATGATGATAACGAGACACTGAATAACATCCTGGAATGTAAGTGGAGCTTCGAGGAAGCCGAGTTTACAGATATTTCTGAAGAAGCCAAAGATTTTATCACACGTCTGCTCATTAAGAGCAAGAG CTGGAGGATGAGCGCATCTCAGTCACTAAAACACCCCTGGCTGTCAGACAGATCACTTCACTACAGATTACATCAGAAG AAGAACAAGTGTCACTCAACACATGCACCTCCACCGGAGAGCTAA